The DNA segment GCAACAGTCCAATCCACAGTACCACTCAACAATCCACTCATCACGAAAAAACCCACAAATCCATACAGACCTTGTGTACTAGGCAGTGCCGATAGTACCATATAGTTACCAAAGGCCGAAGCATCTTTTTTCATTGCTCCAATAGCGGCATTACCACTGATTGACACACCATAAATACTTCCGATACCTGATAAACCTACCATTAATCCGATTCCAATATAAGCTAAAACGATTGGTTCCATAATTTTAATTTTTAAGATTTTATTAGTTTATTTTTTGTAATTACTTTGATGAGAAGGGTTCATATTTATGGCCGCCACCTTCGAAACCGGCATTTTTATAAAATTCTACAAATGTTAATCGCAGGGGATGCACAAACGATCCTAACAGTGCCATAAACAGGTTTAAGCTATGACCAAAAGCCAAGATCAAAATCATCACCAGTTGTCTAAGCACCACTGTATCCGGACTCAAATCCATAGCCAACGAATTAAACACACTACCTAGGATAGCACTAGACAATCCTAATGCAAACAAACGAATATACGAAAGCACGTCTCCCAATAATCCAGAAGCCATACCATAAGAATCCCAAAGGCCAGTACCAAAGTTCAGCAGTATATTCTTTCCGGGGGTATTATAAAGCAATGCGGGGATTGCCCCAATAACACCTGCTACAACAGCAATTTGATTACCCAGAGCAACATCAATCATACCCTGTGATCCCAGTCCATAGGCCGGAATAGCGATAGCTACAATAATGATCCATCCTATTTGTGCAATGGAATATTTAAAACCATATACGCGAGCCAGATTAACCGCTTTTAATATCATACCAAAAACCACTTGAATATACCCCAACACCAATGATAAAACCATCAGGTTATCGGTATTTAAAACATAATTTTGGTATTCCTTAAACCAAGGTTGTATATATTCACCAGTAACGGCGTCCTTACCAAACATAATTCCGAAGAACGTCCCTCCCAGTATACCCATTATGGTAGTAGAAAGACCCAAAAAGAATCCTAACCACAACAATGGTTTTATCTTAGGCTTCGCTTTGGTTAATCCCCAAAGAGTACCCAATACAATTAGAAGCCCATATCCGGCATCGCCCAAGCAAAATCCGAAAAACAACATGTAGAACGGTGCAAAAAACGGGGTTAAATCCAGTTCTTTGTGGTTGGGCAGTGTATATAACTCTCCAATAGACTCAAATAAACGAGCAAACCTACTATTCTTTAACTTGATAGGCATGTCATCTTCAGGTGTTGGTGCGTCAATGGTATACACCAATGCTTCCTGATCCAAAG comes from the Saccharicrinis fermentans DSM 9555 = JCM 21142 genome and includes:
- a CDS encoding V-type ATP synthase subunit I — its product is MKKVSLLVYHGEYTNVLEKLRNLGVLHVEVGESELSTENVAKITKINHLKNLVNEMDSRRTDEEIAPLISDGEELMKRIEDLNHQVTILSQDISSLEKEKESVLPWGSFNPETIEGIRKAGYHVQFLICEDKNWDEQWREAADIELVNQEGSEMFLMAVSRGDKLTHPNLDEVELEHAASFFEVQIQEKQKELDRVNASLDEISLYATKVLEQTIAQLESEINYAKVFNSGEKVADDKLVVLTGWIPAKGQEDFTGALDQEALVYTIDAPTPEDDMPIKLKNSRFARLFESIGELYTLPNHKELDLTPFFAPFYMLFFGFCLGDAGYGLLIVLGTLWGLTKAKPKIKPLLWLGFFLGLSTTIMGILGGTFFGIMFGKDAVTGEYIQPWFKEYQNYVLNTDNLMVLSLVLGYIQVVFGMILKAVNLARVYGFKYSIAQIGWIIIVAIAIPAYGLGSQGMIDVALGNQIAVVAGVIGAIPALLYNTPGKNILLNFGTGLWDSYGMASGLLGDVLSYIRLFALGLSSAILGSVFNSLAMDLSPDTVVLRQLVMILILAFGHSLNLFMALLGSFVHPLRLTFVEFYKNAGFEGGGHKYEPFSSK